From uncultured Roseateles sp., the proteins below share one genomic window:
- a CDS encoding Hsp33 family molecular chaperone HslO: MSELHKFLFEGLPVRGMLVRLTESWRELLQRRVVTGPYPAEVRELLGEMVAAGTLMQSNIKFNGSLTLQVFGDGPVKLAVAEVQPDLTFRATAKVVGEVPTGARLEAMLNLHGQGRCAITLNPNDPQPGQQPYQGVVPLHGDQREPLQKLSEVLEHYMLQSEQLDTKLILAANDDMAAGLLIQRLPMQGEGNLGGAHASNEDEIGLNEGYNRIAHLAATLTREELLTLDADTILRRLFWEESVVQFEPLQPRFSCSCSRERVTTMLRGLGADEVNGIITERGEVEVGCEFCGRQYRFDAVDVGELFTATHKQAPGSSVVQ, from the coding sequence ATGAGTGAATTGCACAAGTTTTTGTTTGAAGGCCTGCCGGTGCGCGGCATGCTGGTGCGGCTGACCGAAAGCTGGCGCGAGCTGCTGCAGCGGCGCGTGGTCACCGGCCCCTATCCGGCCGAGGTGCGCGAGCTGCTGGGCGAGATGGTGGCCGCCGGCACCCTGATGCAATCCAATATTAAGTTCAATGGCTCGCTGACGCTGCAGGTGTTCGGCGACGGCCCGGTCAAGCTGGCCGTGGCCGAGGTGCAGCCGGACCTGACCTTCCGCGCCACCGCCAAGGTGGTGGGCGAGGTGCCTACAGGAGCGCGCCTGGAGGCGATGCTGAACCTGCACGGCCAGGGCCGCTGCGCCATCACCCTGAACCCGAACGATCCCCAGCCGGGCCAGCAGCCCTACCAGGGCGTGGTGCCGCTGCATGGCGACCAGCGCGAGCCGCTGCAGAAGCTGTCCGAGGTGCTGGAGCACTACATGCTGCAGTCCGAGCAGCTGGACACCAAGCTGATACTGGCCGCCAATGACGACATGGCCGCCGGCCTGCTGATACAGCGCCTGCCCATGCAGGGTGAGGGCAATCTGGGCGGCGCGCATGCCAGCAACGAGGACGAGATCGGCCTCAACGAGGGCTATAACCGCATCGCCCATCTGGCCGCCACCCTGACCCGCGAGGAGTTGCTGACGCTGGACGCCGATACGATTCTGCGCCGCCTGTTCTGGGAAGAATCGGTGGTGCAGTTCGAGCCGCTGCAGCCGCGCTTCTCCTGCAGCTGCTCGCGGGAGCGCGTCACCACCATGCTGCGCGGCCTCGGCGCCGACGAGGTCAACGGCATCATCACCGAGCGCGGCGAGGTCGAGGTCGGCTGCGAGTTCTGCGGCCGCCAGTACCGCTTCGACGCGGTCGATGTGGGCGAGCTGTTCACCGCCACCCACAAGCAGGCCCCGGGCAGCAGCGTGGTGCAGTGA
- a CDS encoding bifunctional metallophosphatase/5'-nucleotidase: MKFHSGLAALALAVLSACSTQAPPPAVPVKVKLLAINDFHGNLKPPPGGITVQDPDHPDKTLTVAAGGAEHMATALRGLMARNPNHIFVAAGDLVGASPLLSALFADEPTVEAMGLMGLEASAVGNHEFDAGLAELLRKQAGGCHPERGCKGPTEFKGARYQYLAASTWDERSGKTIFPAYYVKSFEGIPVAFIGLTLKGTPDIVIPTSVAHLRFEDEADTVNRLVPELRAKGIEAIVVLIHEGGFPAGDYNECPGISGPIVDIVKRLDRAVDLVISGHTHRAYNCRIDGRLVTSGDKFGTIVTDIDVELDPRTRDVIAARANNVLVRTDRFAKDAGLTRLIDGYEQLVGPMIQRPVGRIAESLSREEGETGATPMGQLIADAQLAATAAPEAGGAVIAITNIGGVRTGLTKTGDGTVSYGDAYATQPFQNNLVTVTLTGAQIRLALEQQWLNQPKFRPLQLSEGLRYSWAAKAPAGAHVVEGSLQLHGRPLEPNTGYRVTFSNFMFIGGDGFKVFAQGTAPRIGPSDIDALVQYLQSRPLTTAPPMDRVRRIN; this comes from the coding sequence ATGAAATTCCATTCCGGCCTTGCCGCTCTCGCCCTTGCCGTCCTGTCGGCCTGTTCGACGCAGGCGCCGCCGCCGGCCGTGCCGGTCAAGGTCAAGCTGCTGGCGATCAACGACTTCCACGGCAATCTGAAGCCGCCGCCCGGCGGCATCACGGTGCAGGATCCGGATCATCCGGACAAGACCCTCACGGTGGCCGCAGGCGGCGCCGAGCACATGGCCACGGCCCTGCGCGGGCTGATGGCGCGCAACCCCAACCACATCTTCGTTGCCGCCGGGGATCTGGTCGGCGCCAGTCCGCTGCTCTCGGCCCTGTTTGCCGACGAGCCGACGGTCGAGGCCATGGGCCTGATGGGCCTGGAGGCCAGCGCCGTCGGCAACCATGAATTCGATGCCGGCCTGGCCGAGCTGCTGCGCAAGCAGGCCGGCGGCTGCCACCCAGAGCGTGGCTGCAAGGGACCGACCGAGTTCAAGGGTGCCCGCTACCAGTATCTGGCCGCCAGCACCTGGGACGAGCGCAGCGGCAAGACCATCTTCCCTGCCTACTACGTGAAAAGCTTCGAGGGCATTCCGGTGGCCTTCATAGGCTTGACCTTGAAGGGCACGCCGGACATCGTCATCCCCACCTCGGTGGCCCATCTGCGCTTCGAGGACGAGGCCGACACGGTCAACCGCCTGGTGCCCGAGCTGCGCGCCAAGGGCATCGAAGCCATCGTCGTGCTGATACACGAGGGCGGCTTTCCGGCCGGTGACTACAACGAGTGCCCGGGCATCTCGGGCCCAATTGTGGACATCGTCAAGCGCCTGGACCGGGCGGTGGATCTGGTCATCAGCGGCCACACGCACCGGGCCTACAACTGCCGCATCGACGGCCGCCTGGTGACCAGCGGCGACAAGTTCGGCACCATCGTCACCGACATCGACGTCGAGCTCGATCCGCGCACCCGAGATGTGATCGCTGCCCGCGCCAACAACGTGCTGGTGCGCACCGATCGGTTCGCCAAGGATGCCGGACTGACGCGGCTGATCGATGGCTACGAGCAATTGGTCGGGCCGATGATCCAGCGGCCGGTGGGCCGGATTGCCGAGAGTCTGTCGCGCGAGGAAGGCGAGACCGGCGCCACACCCATGGGCCAGCTGATTGCAGATGCCCAGCTGGCTGCCACGGCCGCTCCGGAGGCCGGCGGCGCGGTGATCGCCATCACCAATATCGGCGGCGTGCGCACCGGGCTGACGAAGACCGGCGACGGCACGGTCAGCTATGGCGACGCCTATGCCACCCAGCCCTTCCAGAACAATCTGGTCACCGTGACCCTGACCGGCGCGCAGATCCGCCTGGCGCTGGAGCAGCAATGGCTGAACCAGCCCAAGTTCAGGCCGCTGCAGCTGTCCGAAGGGCTGCGCTACAGCTGGGCCGCGAAGGCGCCGGCGGGCGCGCATGTCGTCGAGGGCAGCCTGCAACTCCATGGCCGCCCGCTGGAGCCGAACACCGGCTACCGCGTCACCTTCAGCAACTTCATGTTCATCGGCGGCGACGGATTCAAGGTCTTCGCCCAGGGCACGGCGCCACGCATCGGGCCCAGCGATATCGACGCCCTGGTGCAGTACCTGCAATCCCGGCCGCTGACCACCGCCCCGCCCATGGACCGCGTCAGGCGTATCAACTAA